In the Acidobacteriota bacterium genome, ATGCCGCCTATCAGCCCTTCGACCTGACGCGCGAGCAGGTCGTCGCCGCCGACGAACTGCGATTCAACCGCGACCCGTTCGATGCCCTGATTGTCGCCGCCGCCCAGGAACTGGCTCTGCCCCTGCTCACACGCGACGTCGAGATCCAGAATGCCGGCGTCGTCACGGCGATTTGGTAGGAGCCTATCGCTTCGCGCTGGCGTCGCCGTCGAATTCGAATCCCGGCGGCGCCTGCTCGAGGCCCACTCGTCCGACGCTGATGGTCGCGCGCGCGTAGCTTTCCGGTCGGACAGGTGCGCCGGCCATCCCTCGTAACATCGACAGCTGCCCGACGTGCGTCAGCGCGTCGGCGAACGGCCCCTGGATCAGTTTGTCGATCGACCCGGCAAACGGCCCGTCGGTCGCGATTGCGGCATCCAGCGCGGCCAGGCCGCTGAAGAACCGGTCGACTTCCGTCGCCCAGTCGTCGCCGCCTTCCGCCTTCCACTCCTTGCCGCCGGCGGCCATCGCGATGCCCCAGGTCATGAGATCCGCCATGTGCGCCACGATCCGGACCGGCAGGCGCGTCGCACTGCCAAACGCCTGCTGACCGAATCCCTGGGGCGGGTCACGCAGCACCTTGGCGGCGCGATATGCGAGGGCTGCGGCGAGCTGGCGCAAGACGACGCGGCTGGGATCGGTGGTGGCCATGGCGGAGACTCTACCGCCAGGAAACGGAGGGGTTAGCGACCTGGTTGCACGACGCGCAACCCAGCGGCGCGCGCCGAGACGGCCAGGCGATCGTCGTAGGTGACGAAATCAAGGTCGACACCAATCGACAAGGCCGTGGCGAGATGAACCGCATCGAGCGAACGGAGCTCGGGCGCCACTTTCGCCGCCATGTCGCGAACGTCGCGCGAGAGATCGATCAGAAAGAAGCC is a window encoding:
- a CDS encoding type II toxin-antitoxin system VapC family toxin, whose translation is MKAYFDSSAIVKLGRPERESLALIDYLDEQQPKALTTVLADVEVRRALDRLRARGADPGDHVRGFFLIDLSRDVRDMAAKVAPELRSLDAVHLATALSIGVDLDFVTYDDRLAVSARAAGLRVVQPGR